TCCCCCGTCGGTTACGAATTGCTGATATTCTTCTTGCCGATCAAGATCACGACGGCGTCGATTGCATGGACGCCTTCCGAGAAACGTCGACGAAGAAATGCTTTTCGCCTCTCAGACTCGTTGAGTCGTTGCTGGCGCCGCTGAGGCCGGCCAAGGGGTTTCGACTTCAGCAACGCCGGCAGAATGAGACTGGTGAATTGAACACGGCGCCGGCGCCGACAAATGAACTCAAAGGAAGCGATGATTCTATCGAGAACCCTGGTAATTTGTTGTTAATTTCATAGTATTGGCTTCGAAATATACGTAAATGTTACTTTGTGTGCTTAATTCCTTTGATGATGCTTCGCTAGTGGTTTTACCGTTGGGTTTTATTTCCTAATTAGTCCTTAGTTGTATTACTGTGACCGTGGTTAATATTGTAAATTGTATGTTTATGGATTCCTACATGGTTCGTTACACTGCAAGGTTGAATTCCGTTCGTTTGAAATTGCATTATAACGAGTCATATCACAATTCGTAAACACAATggttttcaatattatatcGAGATTCTGCGTGAAAACCATTGTTTATGTTCATTTGAAGTTTGAAATCTGTTCTCTTCCAAATACTGTTATATGCATACATCACTTTGTAtaattgtatataatataattccAGGTTCAGCAATTACTAGCTTTGTACGTGTCTTTCCACACcgtttagggtttaagattttctttttacagCTGAAATTCTGAACtgactttttgtttttttgaatatCAATTCTAAAGATATATGAACAagttatgcttttttttttttttttttctgtcagaGATGAAAAAGGCAAATTAGTTTTATACTTTTACTTATTCATTGGCTTTGTTCCTTTCATTCTCTTCACAGTTCTGCAGCTttccttttgttatttttccGGTCATTGTTGTTAACTATACGACGTTGTTGATGTTCTACAGCAGGACGGTTACATGAGAGTGATACATCTTTTAAGCTAGGAGTTGGTTGTGGCTTGCTGTATCTCCTTGCAGCAAGTAAAAATGAGCTAGGTAAGATGGTTGAGCTGCGGAAAGAAATGGAGGTGCTCCTTCAAAACATGAAAGATGAACTACAGCGGAAAGATGCGCTTCTTAAGCCGTTGAAACAGAATGACGCTCTTGCCCTTTCCATAACTGATATTCAAGAAGTTTCCAGCTCTGATAGTCACATTTCTATTCATTCACAAACACAGTATGTTCAACCAGAGTCAAAACGAAATATGGTTCCCAATAATTTTCTAGAATATGACATAAGTGAACAAGGTGAATGTGCAGAAGAAATAAATGATCTCCAGGCAGAATTTGAAATTGAGTTACAGAGGTTGCAGCTGTATTTGGATGGAGAAACTGAATTCGAAGATGCAAAGCACGAGGGAGTCAAGGTAGATTGTTTCATAGTTTGCTTCCTCCTAATTACCTTTTCCTGATGCTGACATTGAACAGCtttgtttgattgatttatAATTAATCAAGAAGGGAGTAAATTTTGTGCAGTTAGATCCCAATCAAGTCATTACTTCTATTGTTTCTTTGAGGTATGTGTCAACCAACGCATTGAAAGGAAACTATTACATGGTCAGTACAACCTATTAGACACACGAACCTTTCAAATATCAATTTGAGAATAATCTCTTTAATTAGTTGAATGGCAACATCAAGATGAAGCTTCTCTGAAAAGCCCTTTAACTACCAAATACCTTTCTAGATAACGAGGCTACTCTTGGTAgaagaacaaaagaaatttatacaagtTTTGCAGTTATGAGCTGCAAATTTTTGTGTGCTTGTCCCTTTTTTGCAGGTTGTAAATACTTGTTGTGTTACCTTGTGCTTGAGTCAttggttatattatatattcgaGAATGGCTGAAAAGAGGAACTTGCAGGTTACTGTTAAGGACTGTAGTTCAAAAAGCAGCCATAGCTCAAGTTTTGGTGAAATAACAATGGAACCTATAGGAGCAAGTTATGACGTATCATTTGGAGTTTCTCCAATTGAATTGGAGAGAAGGTTGCATGAACTGCTTGAAGCAAGACTGGAAGAACGGATAACAGAGCTGGAGTATGGGTTAGAATGTACAACGCAAAAGCTTATCAAGAAAGAGATAGAGGCTACTTGGTGGAAAGACACCGCACGACTTCTCTCACAACACGTTCCAGAAACTTCTCGGTTTACTTTTCCACTCGATCCTGAGATTGCTGTAAATTTGAGTAAATTTGTAGGATAGTTTGTATCAGTGTGCAGTCAATTAAGCAACCATAATATTGTTGAATAGTACAATTTAATCACCCACTGTTATATGTACATAtgactctcttttttcttcaaaattttggtttaGCCCTCTACAGTTAATAATAATGGTTTGCAGAATTGTTTTAAATAGGTTTGGGAACTACCAATAGTAGAATTCAAATTgaagtgaattaaaattattttccattACTACACCAGATGTGTTAGCACTGAgcactatttattatttatttttcttgtgtaAAGATTTAGGTTGGGAACTGGAAGATATTGAAATCTGTTTGATGTAACAAAACTCTAGCTTTTGACTCCTGTCGCATTTCGTAGACTGTCTCATCTCATTTATTGGAGGGTATTTGTCATTTAATTACTAAAGCTTagattttaactaaaatattctGAAATAGTTGAGGCAGTACcgtaataagtttattttatatcacaaaattaatgttctaaattttttatattttaatttttaatttcaaaaatgtattAGGTTTGCACACGCCTTTAACATTAATTTGGCATGATAGACGAGCTAGACTAAAACAAATTGGtagattaaaattttcaacacaGATTCACAAATCATGATCCACTTTCTCACTCATTTAAAgtcatatcttttttatttaatttagcaataattttttctaattttacaattattaaagtaataaataaaaataaaaaagagtcaCAACAACCATCAtagtaatataaatttgaaagagaaaagaaaagagaaaaatatttttaaatatactatatatgcgtatatatattttttacagaaaaagaaaaaaagaaaaagaaaaacgcaAAAGTCCACCATAGGCCCTGCACCATTACTCAGTAATGCTTAAAATATAGCAGTGCAGTGCCTACAAGAAAAAGTCTTTCTTCCTCTTGCTAAAAATCCCTTCGCAGATCAGTAATGATACATCAAAGGGAGAAAGAGTGTTTGAATGGCTTTAGCCAACGGAACCaaattagaagaaagaaaaagacaaaataaagaCAGAAAAAATCCCAGGGGATATGCCCCTATCTTCCAAAATGCAGAGCTGGAGAGAGGAGCTTTTTCGGGGCGTCAAATTGCTTCATCACGACCCTTTTTTTTggtttactttatttatttatttttatttccccgtttataatttttcagttaagttttttaaatttttttatactttttagttttagtttttgctttaacatgattaataaacatagttgaaaagaaaagaaaaaaaaaattaaaatgaaaatatagtcAGCATGCGACAACTATGGCAGCGACAATACTTTGCGTTTTGGTTTTGCCGGTAAGAGCTCGgtcaaatgatcaaaagaaatgaTCAAAAGAGGAAACAGTTGGGAGAACTTTTTAGCAGTGCAGAGGGTTTggccaaaaaagaaaaacttgtgcCTTCCCTCACTTCAGTCGAGATAAACATGATCGGGTCTTTCCCTCCTGTAATATGCCACAGCAATGCTTACACATACAATGACAGTGCATGCAGCCATGTCTACCCGCAATCAATTTCATTCCACTTTCGGGGAAGAGCCCTGTGAACTTGTCTCTGATTATACATCAAAGAGGAAATGGAGTAAGGATGGCTTTGACCAAACTGATCCAGGTCCAGTCATGGAGAGGTTACAAAAAGCAAAAGAGGGAAAAAACAGAAGATGATCCTAAGTCAGGGGTTGCTTTTCCTTTCCCTTGATcaccattcttttttttttcttccatcaaaCACACTTCATTGCCAGAGCCTAGTCACACATCGCTTGACCTTTCCTCACCTCCACCATCTACCAGAGTCCACTCTCATTACCGTAGCTCTTTTGCACTTACGAAGCAGAATACCTCATTCTCCAATACCActgaaaaaaagaattgaagttTAAGGCGAAGAAAAAGAGTTACAAGGATttacaagaagaaaacataaacatagTTGTCGATTTTTTTTTGGCTTTATTGCATTTTGTTGtcacatgtttttaatatttacttacttattttcattttctttatttttattgcctttttttatttatttactttatcttattttatattattttatctttttttatatatctattatttacttttccttttataatttataacttttgttttttttttcatttttaccttttttattttttgttttctttaatataattaataaaaaaaacagaacaaaaagCTTGTTTTGTcgtttgtgaaaaaaaaagaaaagaaaagaaaaaaaaaatggttttgtcTGGAGAAAGGACACGCGAGAGGATGGTGGCAGAGACGTTGCAAAATTGGCAGAAAACGGTTTTGGAATCAAAGGAAGGAGACCACGCTCTTACAGCTCTCCATTCCTATGATCATCATCGACACACCCGTAACCACCCACACCACGCTCTGCATCTTCCCAGTTTTTCTGTCTCTTTTCCGAATTCTTCCAATTGATCTCTGGGGCTCTCTCTCGGggacacacaacacaacactcGTCATATTCTCTACACATTTTCCTTTCCCTCTCCTTCAACTCCACGCTTTCCAAACTACACACCAGGCCAAAGTTCCTTCCTCAATTCCATTCCTTCAATACCTTCTCCTTGCCCCCATTTTCTCTTTTGCACCTCACCACCATAATCATCTTCAAATCCTCCTACACTGAAGACTCTCCACTCTCAACCATCATCTGCAACTGCCATTCACTtacaatagagaagaaaaagtaaagctAGCAATAAAAAAGGGAATCCATTTGAGGCACAGGAAACTGACAATAGCAAACGAAGCTTCGAGAGGTAAGTATCACCTTGCTCGTTAGTGTTGTCATGCTATAATCTAGTAGGCCTGCTGCATTGTATACCTCGTTTCCTGTTTGTTGTTGCTCGTATGGTTGCTGTGCTATTTTTCCCTTTCTCCATCACCGACTGAGTTTAACAAAccatcataaaataattatccaaaaaatatgaaataatcatAAAACCCAAACCCCCCAATCATCAACAGAGGAGTTGAATCCTCTGCGTCAAATGAAACCAACAACAAAAAACCAGATTCATTTCCTTGGTGCTTGTTTAGTTTTCCTGAGTCTTGTAAGAATGCAAGCTCTTATGAAATAAGGAAAGCATACTATGGCCTTGCCCAGAAGCTCCATCCAGACACAAATAAAGCTGATCCTGAAGCTGAAAAGAAATTTCAATGGCATATGAGGTTTTGAAGGATGAGGAAAAGCGTCAACAGTATGATCAGATTGGCCATAATGCAATATTGGTGGAGGAGATGTCGAGACTTTTATTGAACTCTTTTATGGAAACTGCCCTCTCAGGTGCGAGACGTAATGGAGAGGGGAGGGGAGCTCGGCGCCGTGGCCGGCGAAGTTCCTGGCGGCAAGCGGCGGCAGCATTGCCCTCACCGGCAGCGGCGAGGATGCATCGCG
This DNA window, taken from Vigna radiata var. radiata cultivar VC1973A chromosome 5, Vradiata_ver6, whole genome shotgun sequence, encodes the following:
- the LOC106761200 gene encoding protein POLAR LOCALIZATION DURING ASYMMETRIC DIVISION AND REDISTRIBUTION isoform X1; the encoded protein is MSTKQKHLFLKSPNLKFNPVVHSHSLPRRLRIADILLADQDHDGVDCMDAFRETSTKKCFSPLRLVESLLAPLRPAKGFRLQQRRQNETGELNTAPAPTNELKGSDDSIENPAGRLHESDTSFKLGVGCGLLYLLAASKNELGKMVELRKEMEVLLQNMKDELQRKDALLKPLKQNDALALSITDIQEVSSSDSHISIHSQTQYVQPESKRNMVPNNFLEYDISEQGECAEEINDLQAEFEIELQRLQLYLDGETEFEDAKHEGVKVTVKDCSSKSSHSSSFGEITMEPIGASYDVSFGVSPIELERRLHELLEARLEERITELEYGLECTTQKLIKKEIEATWWKDTARLLSQHVPETSRFTFPLDPEIAVNLSKFVG
- the LOC106761200 gene encoding protein POLAR LOCALIZATION DURING ASYMMETRIC DIVISION AND REDISTRIBUTION isoform X2, producing the protein MSTKQKHLFLKSPNLKFNPVVHSHSLPRRLRIADILLADQDHDGVDCMDAFRETSTKKCFSPLRLVESLLAPLRPAKGFRLQQRRQNETGELNTAPAPTNELKGSDDSIENPGRLHESDTSFKLGVGCGLLYLLAASKNELGKMVELRKEMEVLLQNMKDELQRKDALLKPLKQNDALALSITDIQEVSSSDSHISIHSQTQYVQPESKRNMVPNNFLEYDISEQGECAEEINDLQAEFEIELQRLQLYLDGETEFEDAKHEGVKVTVKDCSSKSSHSSSFGEITMEPIGASYDVSFGVSPIELERRLHELLEARLEERITELEYGLECTTQKLIKKEIEATWWKDTARLLSQHVPETSRFTFPLDPEIAVNLSKFVG